One window of the Chanodichthys erythropterus isolate Z2021 chromosome 2, ASM2448905v1, whole genome shotgun sequence genome contains the following:
- the zp3d.1 gene encoding zona pellucida glycoprotein 3d tandem duplicate 1, with protein MGRISLCFSFSLYLLGIMYIAKAYTHGTGGHLEYSNVVSTEQKVRAMQPMPGAVRPWTQYSEFIKNPPVTRPYHVFPMFQHVPVPLVDMEMFRPDSERRHLPNLLTSLLVPQVNPQLNQVSPVRNARGVEVWCGYSKISVRMNKKLLGFRGSPSSFHLGTCPVSRSDKNFLYFHYDLNDCDSSLKMKRGQIVYSNTVRYTPEPQGPVIRAMPLTLNIQCLYNRFHYSYKIGFLPVVREHMFHKIFERSAKFSISVCNERWERLEENGSFVLGKPMYFEVSAAHTSMDERIFVDSCYATASKDPKSTPQHNVISNFGCMEDSRIQGSLSRFLQRQSKIIRFSVDAFLLPQVTGTPFYLHCTISVHNATSATAKSCTYNNAERRWGELVTDASVCACCDSTCEIGETSYLPQMTQSMITSLPWILDKNEQSIVKTEEGLVSVQEDAEEVKFKNAEGICEEEEDDGYPVEIVTDTEKQMEAKEENKKLPMKDLDEDVEVIVGTEETTATELKDEEGDRSEKVMSDGEQMDRVVEFKEDSGRLKNTSRIEQPKVRLIEELSEDVNDDKESRKGGQNELIYKTREELSKDEIQPEGLEKNMHVQSTVPSHMVIDEERFLNGKQEPIEWNKDEH; from the exons ATGGGGCGTAtaagtttgtgtttttctttttctttgtacTTGCTTGGCATAATGTACATCGCCAAAGCTTACACTCACGGGACCGGGGGTCACCTAGAATATAGCAACGTCGTATCCACGGAGCAGAAAGTCCGTGCCATGCAACCCATGCCAGGCGCCGTCAGGCCGTGGACACAATACAGTGAGTTTATAAAAAATCCTCCGGTTACGCGACCATATCACGTTTTCCCGATGTTCCAACATGTTCCAGTTCCTCTAGTTGACATGGAGATGTTTAGACCTGACTCCGAGCGACGACACTTACCAAACCTTTTGACTAGCCTTCTAGTTCCTCAAGTGAACCCTCAGTTAAACCAAGTGTCTCCCGTGCGTAATGCTCGTGGCGTAGAGGTTTGGTGTGGTTACAGTAAGATCTCGGTGCGCATGAATAAGAAACTACTGGGCTTCAGAGGTTCACCGTCTTCATTTCACCTGGGAACATGTCCTGTCTCTCGCTCCGACAAGAACTTCTTATATTTCCATTACGACCTCAATGACTGCGATAGCTCTTTAAAG ATGAAGAGAGGGCAGATCGTGTATTCTAACACGGTGCGCTACACACCAGAGCCTCAAGGGCCAGTCATCCGGGCGATGCCCCTTACATTAAACATCCAGTGCCTATACAATAG ATTTCATTATTCATACAAAATAGGCTTCCTGCCTGTGGTGAGGGAGCACATGTTTCACAAGATTTTTGAGCGCAGTGCCAAGTTTAGTATTTCTGTGTGTAATG AACGCTGGGAAAGACTTGAGGAAAATGGAAGTTTTGTCCTTGGGAAGCCCATGTATTTTGAAGTCAGTGCTGCTCATACTTCTATGGACGAAAGGATTTTTGTTGACTCCTGCTATGCAACAGCATCCAAAGACCCAAAGTCCACTCCACAACACAATGTTATTAGTAATTTTGG GTGTATGGAGGACAGCAGAATTCAAGGAAGTCTCTCTCGCTTTCTCCAAAGACAGTCAAAGATTATAAGGTTTTCAGTTGATGCCTTTTTACTCCCCCAAGTTACTGGCACg CCCTTTTACCTGCATTGCACAATATCGGTTCACAATGCCACAAGTGCCACAGCAAAGTCCTGTACTTATAACAATGCAGAGAGAAG ATGGGGCGAACTCGTCACTGATGCATCCGTTTGTGCTTGTTGTGATTCGACATGTGAAATTGGAGAAACTT CTTATTTGCCTCAAATGACACAATCTATGATAACAAGTCTACCCTGGATTTTGGACAAGAACGAACAATCGATAGTCAAGACTGAGGAAGGATTGGTCAGTGTTCAGGAGGACGCAGAAGAGGTGAAGTTCAAGAACGCAGAAGGAATCTGTGAAGAGGAAGAAGATGATGGTTACCCTGTGGAGATTGTGACTGATACTGAAAAACAAATGGAAGcaaaagaggaaaataaaaagttgcccATGAAAGACTTAGATGAGGATGTAGAAGTAATTGTTGGGACAGAGGAAACGACTGCTACAGAGTTAAAGGATGAGGAGGGTGATCGTTCTGAAAAAGTAATGTCTGATGGGGAACAGATGGACAGAGTTGTAGAGTTCAAGGAGGATTCTGGGAGACTCAAGAACACAAGTAGAATTGAACAGCCTAAAGTTCGGTTGATAGAAGAGCTTTCGGAAGATGTTAATGATGACAAAGAGTCCAGAAAGGGTGGACAAAATGAACTGATTTACAAGACCAGAGAAGAACTTTCCAAAGATGAAATACAGCCTGAAGGTTTGGAGAAGAACATGCATGTACAAAGCACAGTACCCTCACACATGGTGATAGATGAAGAGAGATTTTTAAATGGCAAACAAGAACCAATCGAGTGGAATAAAGATGAACATTAA